The following coding sequences lie in one Aspergillus puulaauensis MK2 DNA, chromosome 3, nearly complete sequence genomic window:
- a CDS encoding putative oxysterol binding protein (Orp8) (COG:T;~EggNog:ENOG410PK8Z;~InterPro:IPR037239,IPR000648,IPR018494;~PFAM:PF01237;~go_function: GO:0008289 - lipid binding [Evidence IEA]) produces the protein MSSTSTPDVPENAPDESSKLKTFLSILRKFVGVSDIASVRFSLPAQLLEPTPNLEYWNYLDRPETFASIGTSDEPLGRMLEVLRFWFTKDLKYIKGKPCKPYNSTLGEFFRCSWEVNSTLSELHVSKGTPVKGASTVNDYNGKPARVCYLTEQTSHHPPVSAFYIDCSETGVSARGFDQISAKFTGTSIRVAPGQHNLGIFINISKRDDEEYQLKHPAAHLGGLLRGALSISVADTCYIVCPKTRIKVILQYLEDGWISRAQNKVEGVIFRYDPDKDTITRVKDVPEADVLAKISGSWQNQMYYTMAGTNEPQLLIDIAPLFPVAKTLPPEESQLSNESRKFWSDVTEAILDKRYSQATKLKVEIEDRQRQKAAERQEKNEEWKPRFFTGAVTPLGRPELSEEGAEVLKGLRNQHYQLEESYVKGA, from the exons ATGTCTTCCACATCAACACCTGATGTGCCTGAGAACGCACCCGACGAATCCTCGAAGCTCAAGACATTCTTGTCTATTCTTCGAAA ATTCGTCGGCGTGAGTGATATCGCATCCGTCAGGTTTTCGCTGCCCGCCCAGCTTCTAGAACCGACACCCAACCTTG AATACTGGAACTATTTGGATAGACCGGAGACCTTCGCAAG CATTGGTACATCAGATGAACCACTTGGACGTATGCTGGAGGTTTTGAGGTTTTGGTTTACTAAAGACTTG AAATACATTAAGGGAAAGCCATGTAAACCCTACAACTCCACTCTTGGTGAATTTTTCAGG TGTAGCTGGGAAGTAAATTCTACCCTTTCCGAGTTGCACGTGTCCAAAGGGACTCCAGTCAAGGGCGCGTCAACCGTGAACGATTACAACGGAAAACCAGCCAGAGTGTGTTACTTGACCGAACAAACATCTCATCATCCGCCAGTGTCCGCATTCTACATTGACTGTTCAGAAACAGGAGTATCCGCTCGCGGGTTTGATCAGATTAGTGCCAAATTCACCGGAACAAGCATCCGCGTTGCCCCCGGACAGCACAACCttggcatcttcatcaataTCAGTAAAAGGGACGATGAGGAATACCAGCTGAAACACCCTGCTGCCCACCTAGGTGGCCTGCTGCGTGGCGCTTTATCCATCAGTGTGGCTGACACATGCTATATCGTCTGCCCGAAAACGAGGATTAAGGTGATTTTACAATATTTGGAGGATGGTTGGATCAGCCGAGCTCAAAATAAGGTTGAAGGCGTTATCTTCCGATATGACCCGGACAAAGATACGATTACTAGGGTAAAGGACGTTCCGGAAGCCGATGTGCTTGCCAAAATCTCAGGGTCATGGCAGAATCAAATGTATTACACCATGGCTGGCACAAATGAGCCCCAGCTACTGATTGACATCGCACCCCTTTTTCCTGTTGCAAAGACTCTGCCGCCTGAAGAAAGCCAGCTATCCAACGAGTCCCGAAAATTCTGGTCTGATGTGACTGAGGCAATACTGGACAAAAGATATAGCCAAGCCACCAAGCTCAAAGTTGAGATCGAAGACCGACAACGGCAGAAAGCCGCTGAACGACAagaaaagaatgaagaatGGAAACCTCGCTTCTTCACTGGCGCCGTCACGCCTTTGGGAAGACCAGAGTTGAGTGAGGAAGGTGCAGAGGTCCTCAAGGGTCTTCGCAACCAACACTACCAGTTAGAGGAGAGCTATGTCAAGGGCGCCTAG